In Thunnus albacares chromosome 10, fThuAlb1.1, whole genome shotgun sequence, a single window of DNA contains:
- the LOC122991085 gene encoding uncharacterized protein LOC122991085 yields MAGRRQSLYESTSSESQTYVQWLRKQKVKVGSRMHTLQAYVLGRDMAAQQTALQPSSSAAASADPSEPSDDVLLATAMEVDSQLVRDAPPAVSPPGPSLPPAVPPAGDGPGQPANLASSSGAELLPRSWRLTLPEEQQDWLGRARFTRGAGGQPVLTSELRLWWFPPGDRPLYTQPPTSAHAFFQSRFFLWAPYRMWAYRLVCPTCGRRLTDAGLYKTVRRVLDRAAGISWARSTWSAVHVTGSMRRGHRTSWSSWTWHTRSVFQLFSRTSCPAIRR; encoded by the exons ATGGCAGGGAGACGGCAATCCCTGTATGAGTCAACCAGCAGCGAGAGTCAAAC CTATGTGCAGTGGCTGAGGAAGCAGAAAGTGAAGGTGGGGTCCCGGATGCACACGCTGCAGGCATACGTGCTGGGCCGGGACATGGCTGCACAGCAGACAGCACTGCAGCCTTCATCAA GCGCTGCTGCATCCGCGGACCCCTCAGAGCCTTCGGACGACGTGCTCCTCGCCACCGCCATGGAGGTTGACTCTCAGc TTGTCAGGGACGCCCCACCAGCTGTCTCCCCGCCTGGACCCTCCCTGCCGCCTGCTGTCCCCCCTGCTGGCGACGGCCCGGGGCAGCCGGCAAACCTGGCCTCCAGCTCTGGCGCAGAG CTGCTGCCAAGGAGCTGGAGGCTGACACTGCCGGAGGAGCAACAGGACTGGCTGGGCCGGGCCCGGTTCACCAGAGGTGCAGGCGGGCAGCCCGTCCTCACCAGCGAGCTCCGCCTGTGGTGGTTCCCCCCCGGAGACCGGCCCCTCTACACGCAGCCCCCCACCTCAGCCCACGCCTTCTTCCAGAGCCGGTTCTTCCTGTGGGCACCCTACAGGATGTGGGCATACAGGCTTGTATGCCCCACCTGTGGACGCAGACTGACCGACGCTGGCCTGTACAAGACCGTCCGGAGGGTCTTGGACAGAGCAGCTGGTATTTCATGGGCACGGAGTACCTGGAGTGCTGTTCATGTCACAGGAAGTATGCGGCGTGGGCACAGAACATCTTGGAGCAGCTGGACCTGGCACACCAGAAGCGTTTTCCAGCTGTTCTCACGTACAA GTTGTCCTGCGATAAGACGGTGA